AGGCCATCGACTCCGGCCGCGACCATCTGTTTGTAGCCGTCGGTGTCCATGGGATAAACCTCAATACTGATGGAGCTGAACAGCGGTTTGATCCGTTCGACCGCCGTGGCCAGGTAGCTGTTGTCGGCCATCTTGCTGTGCTCACCGGTTAAAAGCAGAATGGCGCGAAAGCCGTAATCGTGAATGATCTGCGCTTCTTTTTCCACCTGATCAAAGGTCAGGGTGGTGCGGGGAATCTTGTTGCTGGCGTTGAAACCGCAGTATTTGCAGCCGTTGGTACATTCATTGGACAGATACAGCGGCGTGTAAAGCTGGATGATGTTGCCGAAGCGCTGGCGGGTCAGTTGATGGGCGCGTTGGGCCATGGGCTCCAGATAATCCAGTGCGGCGGGCGATAACAGGGCCAGATAATCGTCCGGGGTCAGTCGCTCGGCATCCAGGGCTTGTTCAACGCGCAGGCCGGTGGTGGCGGCCATTTGTTCACGAATTTTTTCAGCCGGGTATTTGAGTATTTCGTCGGCAAAGCTCATGATTTACTCCTCCCGCAAAAAGCCGGTCAGCGGGCTGGAGGCTTCGGCCTGATTGCGCTGTTTGCCGAGCCCGGCCAGGTACCCCATGCGTCCGGCTTCCACGGCTTTGCCAAACGCCTCAGCCATCATGGTCGGGTTGCCGGCAACGGCCATAGCGGTGTTAACCAGCACGGCATCGGCACCCAGTTCCATGGCTTCAGCCGCGTGGGACGGCGCACCAAGCCCGGCATCGACGACAACAGGGACAATGGCTTGTTCGATAATGATGGCGACGTTGTCACGGGTTTTCAGGCCTTTGTTGGTGCCGATGGGGGCACCCAGCGGCATGACCGTGGCGACACCGACTTCCTGCAGATGCTTGGCCAGCACCGGGTCGGCGTTGATATAGGGCAGCACGTGAAAACCGTCTTTCACCAGCACTTCCGCCGCTTTCAGAGTCTCAATGGGGTCGGGCAGCAGGTAGTAGGGGTCTGGAGTGACTTCCAGTTTGACCCAGGGTTCGCAGCCAGCGGCACGGGCCAGACGCGCGAGACGGATGGCCTCTTCGGCGTCGCGGG
This region of uncultured Desulfuromonas sp. genomic DNA includes:
- a CDS encoding thiazole synthase, producing the protein MDQLTIAGRTFRSRLMVGTGKFASNQQMAETIAASGAEIVTVALRRVNIDDQQDDLLNHIDRDKYLLLPNTSGARDAEEAIRLARLARAAGCEPWVKLEVTPDPYYLLPDPIETLKAAEVLVKDGFHVLPYINADPVLAKHLQEVGVATVMPLGAPIGTNKGLKTRDNVAIIIEQAIVPVVVDAGLGAPSHAAEAMELGADAVLVNTAMAVAGNPTMMAEAFGKAVEAGRMGYLAGLGKQRNQAEASSPLTGFLREE